The following are encoded together in the Deinococcus multiflagellatus genome:
- a CDS encoding nucleotidyltransferase: MELPLDFRELLSLLNAHGVEYVLVGGYAVGVHGFPRYTGDLDLFYGRGAENARRLAAALAEFGLNVTPEKLDQENVMFRMGVKPVMVEFMSEITGVPFAQAWANRVAWTLDDLSIPLISLADLRRNKQASGRHKDLADLEELPET, encoded by the coding sequence GTGGAATTGCCCCTAGACTTCAGAGAACTCTTGAGTTTATTGAACGCCCACGGCGTTGAATACGTGCTGGTCGGTGGGTATGCGGTGGGAGTCCACGGCTTTCCACGTTACACCGGTGACCTTGACCTGTTTTATGGGAGAGGCGCAGAAAACGCACGGCGGCTGGCCGCCGCTCTGGCCGAGTTCGGGTTGAACGTCACTCCTGAGAAGCTTGACCAGGAGAACGTCATGTTCCGCATGGGCGTTAAACCGGTCATGGTGGAATTTATGAGCGAGATCACCGGGGTGCCCTTTGCGCAGGCCTGGGCAAACCGCGTGGCATGGACTTTGGATGACCTGAGCATTCCTTTGATTTCATTGGCAGATTTGCGCCGGAACAAACAAGCCTCTGGCAGGCACAAAGATTTGGCTGACTTGGAGGAACTTCCCGAAACGTAA
- a CDS encoding ribbon-helix-helix domain-containing protein translates to MAYESAQRITASLPPHLAAFVDEYQQRTGTSKSEIIALGLRALQEQLLAEEYAAYAQSGEFVDLEAGDGLDDEAAQWPKG, encoded by the coding sequence ATGGCATACGAATCTGCACAGCGGATCACTGCAAGTTTGCCGCCTCATCTCGCCGCTTTCGTGGACGAGTATCAGCAGCGCACAGGCACCAGTAAGAGCGAGATTATTGCCCTGGGGCTGCGTGCTTTGCAGGAACAACTCCTGGCCGAGGAATATGCCGCCTATGCGCAGTCTGGCGAATTTGTTGACCTGGAAGCGGGCGATGGATTGGACGATGAGGCGGCGCAGTGGCCAAAGGGCTGA
- a CDS encoding type II toxin-antitoxin system PemK/MazF family toxin — translation MAKGLIRRGDICLVNFAPARENEADNIRPAVIVTNNAANAQNVVVTVIPLTTNVERVYHFQVLLPNQRTGLDHDSKAQVEQIRSVALSRVRKRLGQVPADLMAELDDRIRLHLAL, via the coding sequence GTGGCCAAAGGGCTGATTCGCCGGGGTGACATCTGTCTCGTTAATTTCGCTCCGGCGAGGGAGAACGAAGCAGACAACATCAGGCCAGCGGTCATTGTCACCAACAACGCCGCCAATGCTCAAAACGTTGTGGTGACCGTGATTCCGCTGACCACCAATGTTGAGCGCGTGTACCACTTTCAAGTGTTGCTTCCTAATCAGCGCACAGGTTTAGATCACGACAGCAAGGCCCAGGTTGAGCAGATTCGCAGTGTGGCCCTGAGCCGGGTGAGGAAACGGCTTGGACAAGTGCCAGCCGATCTCATGGCGGAACTGGACGACAGGATTCGGCTGCATCTGGCTCTGTAG
- the carB gene encoding carbamoyl-phosphate synthase large subunit, translating to MPKRTDLQTILILGSGPIQIGQAAEFDYSGTQALKALKGEGYRVVLVNSNPATIMTDPDLADATYLEPLTPEFVRKVIEKERPDALLPTLGGQTALNLAMDLFHNGTLDEFGVELIGANAAAIKKGEDREEFQAAMKKIGVETAKGQMVHSMEEAIEYQKEIGLPIVIRPSFTLGGTGGGIAHTYEEFLAITEGGLRDSPVTSVLLEESILGWKEYELEVMRDHADTVVIITSIENFDPMGVHTGDSITVAPAQTLSDVEYQRLRDQSLAIIREIGVDTGGSNIQFAVNPKDGRVIVIEMNPRVSRSSALASKATGFPIAKIAALLAVGYHLDELKNDITLSTPASFEPSIDYVVTKIPRFAFEKFPGTPDALGTQMRSVGEVMAIGRTFKESLQKALRSIESDVRGAYAAMSDEGLRGLLYGNPRRLEAVLELLRRGEGVKALFDATKIDPWFLSQLKEITDAEKELTDLGPIAEWKYEIWREVKRLGFSDARIGEIVGLSELQVRDLRKAAKATPVYKTVDTCAAEFEAFTPYHYSTYEWEDEVRGTDKPKVVILGSGPNRIGQGVEFDYATVHAVWALQEAGYETIMVNSNPETVSTDYDTADRLYFEPLTFEDVMNIVEHEQPVGVIVQLGGQTPLKLAKRLADAGAPIIGTSPETIHEAEDRASFNALCERLGLPQPRGKVAQTPEQATELAAELGFPLMARPSYVLGGRAMRTVRSMDELTTYLNEVYAAVEGQPSILLDQFLEGALELDVDTLCDGETAVVAGIMEHVEAAGVHSGDSACILPPVNLSPELLTRVKADTERLALELGVKGLMNVQWAVKDGTAYILEANPRASRTVPFVSKAVNHPLAKSAARIAVGHTLAQIGFTQTPTPGMYSVKEVHLPFLKFKGVLPVLGPEMKSTGESMGIDADPYRAFYRAQIGAKNYLPTEGTALVLGEGLDEVAQTLTEAGLNVIRERNGDDLPALLIDTTGSELLRTALERGVPIVSTQEGAEWTAKAIAAVKGEMLGVQSLQEWQGQNVAAD from the coding sequence ATGCCTAAGCGTACTGACCTCCAGACCATCCTGATTCTCGGCAGCGGTCCCATTCAGATTGGGCAGGCGGCCGAGTTCGACTATTCGGGCACGCAGGCGCTGAAGGCGCTCAAGGGGGAGGGCTACCGCGTGGTGCTGGTGAACAGCAACCCTGCGACCATCATGACCGACCCCGATCTGGCCGACGCGACGTACTTAGAGCCGCTGACGCCCGAATTCGTGCGCAAGGTGATTGAAAAGGAGCGCCCCGACGCCCTGCTGCCCACCCTGGGCGGCCAGACGGCGCTGAACCTGGCGATGGACCTGTTCCACAACGGCACGCTGGACGAGTTCGGTGTGGAGCTGATTGGCGCCAACGCGGCGGCCATCAAGAAGGGTGAAGACCGCGAGGAATTCCAGGCGGCCATGAAGAAAATTGGCGTGGAGACCGCCAAGGGCCAGATGGTGCACTCGATGGAAGAAGCCATTGAGTACCAGAAAGAGATCGGCCTGCCCATCGTCATCCGGCCTTCGTTCACGCTGGGCGGCACAGGCGGCGGCATCGCGCACACCTACGAGGAGTTTCTGGCGATCACCGAGGGCGGTCTGCGCGACAGCCCGGTCACGAGTGTGCTGCTCGAAGAGTCCATCCTGGGCTGGAAGGAATACGAGCTGGAGGTGATGCGCGACCACGCCGATACGGTGGTCATCATCACGTCCATCGAGAACTTTGACCCCATGGGCGTGCACACGGGTGACTCGATCACCGTGGCGCCGGCCCAGACGCTCAGCGACGTGGAATACCAGCGCCTGCGTGACCAGTCTCTGGCGATCATCCGCGAAATTGGCGTGGACACGGGCGGCAGCAACATCCAGTTTGCGGTGAACCCCAAGGACGGCCGAGTGATCGTCATTGAGATGAACCCGCGCGTGAGCCGTTCCTCGGCGCTGGCCAGCAAGGCCACTGGCTTCCCCATCGCCAAGATTGCCGCGCTGCTGGCGGTGGGCTACCACCTCGACGAGCTGAAGAACGACATCACGCTCTCCACCCCGGCGTCGTTTGAGCCCAGCATTGACTACGTGGTGACCAAGATTCCGCGCTTCGCCTTCGAGAAGTTCCCCGGCACGCCCGACGCGCTGGGCACCCAGATGCGCTCCGTGGGCGAGGTGATGGCGATTGGCCGCACCTTCAAGGAATCGCTGCAAAAGGCGCTGCGGAGCATCGAATCCGACGTGCGCGGCGCCTACGCCGCCATGAGTGATGAGGGGCTGCGCGGCCTGCTGTACGGCAACCCCCGCCGCCTGGAAGCCGTGCTGGAACTGCTGCGCCGGGGCGAGGGCGTGAAGGCGCTGTTTGACGCCACCAAGATTGACCCCTGGTTCCTGTCGCAGCTGAAGGAAATCACGGACGCCGAAAAGGAACTGACCGACCTGGGCCCCATTGCCGAGTGGAAATACGAAATCTGGCGCGAGGTCAAGCGCCTGGGCTTCAGTGACGCCCGCATTGGTGAGATCGTGGGCCTGAGTGAATTGCAGGTGCGTGACCTGCGCAAGGCCGCCAAGGCCACGCCCGTCTACAAGACCGTGGACACCTGCGCCGCCGAGTTCGAGGCCTTTACGCCGTACCACTACTCGACCTACGAGTGGGAAGACGAGGTGCGCGGCACCGACAAGCCCAAGGTCGTGATTCTGGGCAGCGGGCCCAACCGCATTGGGCAGGGCGTGGAGTTCGATTACGCCACCGTGCATGCCGTGTGGGCCCTGCAGGAAGCCGGGTACGAGACCATCATGGTCAACTCGAACCCCGAAACGGTCAGCACCGACTACGACACCGCCGACCGCCTGTACTTCGAGCCGCTGACCTTTGAAGACGTGATGAACATCGTGGAGCACGAGCAGCCCGTGGGCGTGATCGTGCAGTTGGGCGGGCAGACGCCGCTGAAGCTGGCCAAGCGCCTAGCCGACGCGGGCGCCCCCATCATTGGCACCAGCCCCGAAACCATCCACGAGGCCGAGGACCGCGCCAGCTTCAACGCCCTGTGCGAGCGTCTGGGCCTGCCCCAGCCCAGGGGCAAGGTGGCGCAGACCCCCGAGCAGGCCACGGAGCTGGCCGCCGAACTGGGCTTTCCGCTGATGGCCCGGCCCTCCTACGTGCTGGGGGGCCGCGCCATGCGCACGGTCCGCTCCATGGATGAGCTGACCACCTACCTGAACGAGGTGTACGCCGCTGTGGAAGGCCAGCCCAGCATTCTGCTGGACCAGTTTCTGGAAGGCGCGCTGGAGCTGGATGTGGACACCCTGTGCGACGGGGAGACCGCCGTGGTCGCCGGCATCATGGAGCATGTGGAGGCCGCTGGGGTGCACTCCGGTGACAGCGCCTGCATCCTGCCGCCCGTGAACCTGAGCCCGGAGCTGCTGACCCGCGTGAAGGCCGACACCGAGCGTCTGGCGCTGGAACTGGGCGTGAAGGGGCTGATGAACGTGCAGTGGGCGGTCAAGGACGGCACCGCGTACATTCTGGAAGCCAACCCGCGCGCCAGCCGCACGGTGCCGTTCGTGTCCAAGGCCGTGAACCATCCCCTCGCCAAGAGTGCGGCGCGCATTGCCGTGGGGCACACGCTGGCGCAGATTGGCTTCACGCAGACGCCCACGCCGGGCATGTACTCGGTGAAGGAGGTGCACCTGCCCTTCCTGAAGTTCAAGGGTGTGCTGCCGGTGCTGGGCCCCGAAATGAAGAGCACGGGCGAGAGCATGGGCATTGACGCCGACCCCTACCGCGCCTTCTACCGCGCGCAGATTGGCGCGAAGAACTACCTGCCCACCGAAGGCACGGCGCTGGTCCTGGGCGAGGGGCTGGACGAGGTGGCCCAGACACTGACCGAGGCCGGCCTGAACGTGATCCGCGAGCGCAACGGCGACGACCTGCCCGCCCTGCTGATTGACACCACGGGAAGCGAGCTGCTGCGCACCGCCCTGGAACGCGGCGTGCCGATTGTCAGCACGCAAGAAGGCGCCGAGTGGACGGCTAAGGCGATTGCGGCCGTGAAGGGTGAGATGTTGGGCGTGCAGAGCTTGCAGGAGTGGCAAGGCCAGAACGTCGCGGCTGATTGA
- a CDS encoding DUF433 domain-containing protein: MSLLERVTVNPLQCGGRPCLRGMRIRVSDVLDLLGAGVSIETVLEDYPDLEREDIYAALLWAARYIDHPRLSA; the protein is encoded by the coding sequence ATGTCGCTGCTGGAACGGGTCACTGTCAATCCCCTGCAGTGTGGTGGACGCCCCTGCCTGCGAGGCATGCGGATTCGCGTGTCCGACGTGCTGGACCTGCTGGGTGCCGGGGTCAGCATTGAAACGGTGCTGGAAGACTACCCCGACCTGGAACGTGAGGACATCTATGCGGCCCTGCTCTGGGCGGCGCGTTACATCGACCATCCTCGCCTGAGTGCATGA
- a CDS encoding DUF5615 family PIN-like protein, with protein MTGRAYWLDAQLPPSLAPWLTVTFGAAAYSVGYLGYRDAEDEVIFQAARMAGAVVVSKDADFLERVRRLGTPPQLLYVTCGNTSKARLIAVFERHFAQAHALLEAGEPVVELADASS; from the coding sequence ATGACTGGGCGGGCCTACTGGCTGGACGCCCAGTTGCCGCCGTCTCTCGCCCCCTGGCTCACGGTCACGTTCGGCGCTGCTGCCTACAGCGTGGGTTATCTGGGGTACAGAGATGCGGAAGACGAGGTGATTTTTCAGGCGGCGCGGATGGCAGGTGCGGTGGTGGTGTCCAAAGACGCGGATTTTCTGGAAAGGGTCCGGCGTCTGGGCACGCCTCCGCAATTGCTGTACGTCACCTGTGGCAATACCAGCAAGGCGCGCCTGATAGCGGTGTTCGAACGTCACTTTGCCCAGGCCCACGCGCTGCTTGAAGCGGGCGAACCCGTCGTAGAACTAGCAGACGCTTCATCCTGA
- a CDS encoding MFS transporter: MLHSSRALRVYLVTEAVMAAAFALAYTLQGLYFVGTVGLTPFQLLLVGAALELSAFLLEVPTGVLADAFSRKWSVVLGCAALGVAMVLVGSFPVFGVILAAQVVSALGYTCLSGAQEAWLADELGEDRLGGALLLGGQYARVAGVGGILGAAGLAALGGPALCIVVGGGTLLALAAFLALRMPEQGFVRAAPGERSTWASLTAPLVQGAREVRGRPVLTLLIAAAALYGASTEALDRLNEFLLLRETGLPGGLSPEGWFIALALAGSLLGWAVLEPLRRRLNLSQPRQVARTLRVVLGLSVAALLAFALAPSFGWAAGALLLHGVLRGLYGPLYSAWLNQGLPSGSRATINSFASQADALGQVSCGPLFGLAGNLWGVRAALALAALVRLPTLALLSRAGKGELR, from the coding sequence ATGCTCCATTCCTCCCGCGCGTTGCGGGTCTATCTGGTCACAGAGGCCGTCATGGCCGCTGCGTTTGCCCTGGCGTACACGCTGCAAGGGCTGTATTTCGTTGGCACGGTGGGCCTCACGCCCTTTCAGTTGCTGCTGGTGGGTGCGGCGCTGGAACTGTCCGCGTTTCTGCTGGAGGTGCCCACAGGGGTGCTGGCCGACGCCTTCTCGCGCAAGTGGTCGGTGGTGCTGGGCTGCGCGGCGCTGGGCGTGGCCATGGTGCTGGTGGGTTCGTTTCCGGTGTTCGGCGTCATTCTGGCGGCGCAGGTGGTGAGTGCTCTGGGCTACACCTGCCTCAGCGGCGCGCAGGAAGCGTGGCTGGCCGACGAACTGGGTGAGGACCGGCTGGGCGGCGCCCTGCTGCTGGGCGGGCAATACGCCCGCGTGGCCGGGGTGGGGGGCATTCTGGGCGCAGCGGGGCTGGCGGCCTTGGGCGGCCCCGCGCTGTGCATCGTGGTGGGTGGGGGCACGCTGCTGGCGCTGGCGGCGTTCCTGGCGCTGCGGATGCCGGAACAGGGCTTTGTCCGCGCGGCCCCCGGCGAGCGGTCCACCTGGGCCAGTCTTACGGCCCCGCTGGTGCAGGGCGCGCGTGAAGTGCGGGGCCGCCCGGTGCTGACCCTGCTGATCGCGGCGGCGGCCCTGTATGGCGCCAGCACCGAGGCCCTGGACCGCCTGAACGAGTTTCTGCTGCTGCGCGAAACCGGCCTGCCGGGCGGGCTGAGCCCCGAGGGCTGGTTTATTGCCCTGGCCCTGGCCGGGTCGCTGCTGGGCTGGGCGGTGCTTGAACCGCTGCGCCGCCGCCTGAACCTGAGCCAGCCCAGGCAGGTGGCGCGTACCCTGCGCGTGGTGCTGGGCCTCAGCGTGGCGGCGCTGCTGGCCTTCGCGCTGGCCCCCAGTTTTGGGTGGGCGGCGGGCGCCCTGCTGCTTCACGGCGTGCTGCGCGGCCTGTACGGCCCGCTGTATTCGGCGTGGCTGAACCAGGGCCTGCCCAGCGGCTCGCGCGCCACCATCAATTCCTTCGCCTCGCAGGCCGACGCCCTGGGGCAGGTGAGCTGCGGGCCGCTGTTCGGGCTGGCGGGCAACCTGTGGGGCGTGCGCGCGGCGCTGGCCCTGGCGGCATTGGTGCGCCTGCCCACCCTGGCCCTGCTGAGCCGCGCCGGGAAGGGTGAACTGCGGTGA
- a CDS encoding DUF5984 family protein: MSPLFGFRLQPLPALIQAWEAGGFDPQVYLRSWYWLSFGWYWLTTPDGAVPTNHPAFNAAFGLPPDPEPHLDYQVARLWLDLDERVPRVLEPLPPALASVLASGRWAEWKAQVSAWQHARPDEQADWDLWSTATGWENARVLDMGYLAAPPVLRFWREGETVTVSWDTRNKRVDGHLCWAEAQGQQCLGVSAFQAEVEDFRARLNRAMGERLQEVASLGRLSAAELTSLWQQHQATLFPPPPATDPTDWAAVLEAIGGLEAGSGLSLLSP; encoded by the coding sequence GTGAGCCCGCTGTTCGGCTTCCGGTTACAGCCCCTGCCCGCCTTGATTCAGGCCTGGGAAGCCGGCGGTTTTGACCCACAGGTCTACCTGCGCAGCTGGTACTGGCTGTCGTTCGGGTGGTACTGGCTGACTACGCCAGACGGGGCTGTGCCGACAAATCATCCGGCTTTCAACGCCGCCTTTGGCCTGCCGCCAGACCCGGAGCCGCATCTGGACTATCAGGTGGCGCGCCTGTGGCTGGATCTGGACGAGAGAGTGCCGCGCGTGCTGGAGCCGCTGCCGCCAGCCCTCGCCAGCGTGCTCGCCTCGGGCCGCTGGGCGGAGTGGAAAGCGCAGGTGTCGGCCTGGCAGCACGCGCGGCCGGATGAGCAGGCAGACTGGGACCTGTGGTCGACCGCCACCGGTTGGGAGAACGCGCGCGTGCTGGATATGGGATATCTGGCGGCGCCGCCGGTTCTGCGGTTCTGGCGGGAGGGGGAGACCGTCACCGTGTCGTGGGACACGAGAAACAAACGGGTGGACGGCCACCTCTGTTGGGCAGAAGCCCAGGGCCAGCAATGCCTGGGTGTAAGTGCTTTTCAGGCCGAGGTGGAGGACTTTCGCGCCCGGCTGAACAGGGCGATGGGCGAACGCCTACAGGAGGTCGCTTCACTGGGCCGCCTGAGCGCCGCCGAGCTGACCTCGTTGTGGCAGCAGCATCAAGCCACCCTGTTTCCCCCACCTCCGGCCACTGACCCGACCGACTGGGCCGCTGTTCTGGAGGCTATCGGGGGGCTGGAAGCGGGCTCGGGCCTCTCGTTACTGTCCCCTTAA
- a CDS encoding LysE/ArgO family amino acid transporter, translating into MPPFFRGLLLGLSLIVAIGPQNAFVLRAGLTRQRALLSALACALCDTALIAAGVLGVGGLLARSPGLVLAGTLGGAAFLAWYGLRALRSAWVGGGPGLEAAGEAPLTARQVIGTAVGFSLLNPHALLDTVVLIGGASAGLGTGARLAFLGGTVLASWLWFFALALAGRTLAPLMARPQAWRVLDTLIGLTLLLTAAGLLLGLRGQ; encoded by the coding sequence GTGCCCCCCTTCTTCCGTGGCCTGCTGCTGGGCCTGTCCCTGATCGTGGCGATTGGCCCGCAGAACGCCTTTGTGCTGCGCGCGGGCCTTACCCGGCAGCGGGCCCTGCTCTCGGCGCTGGCCTGCGCCCTGTGCGACACGGCCCTGATTGCCGCTGGCGTGCTGGGCGTGGGCGGCCTGCTGGCCCGCAGCCCGGGACTGGTGTTGGCCGGCACGCTGGGCGGCGCGGCCTTCCTGGCGTGGTACGGCCTGCGGGCGCTACGCTCGGCCTGGGTGGGGGGCGGGCCGGGGTTAGAGGCGGCGGGGGAAGCCCCCCTGACCGCCCGGCAGGTGATCGGCACCGCTGTGGGCTTCAGCCTGCTCAATCCGCACGCCCTACTGGACACGGTGGTACTGATCGGCGGGGCCAGCGCCGGGCTGGGCACGGGTGCCCGTCTGGCGTTTCTGGGCGGCACCGTGCTGGCGTCGTGGCTGTGGTTTTTCGCGCTGGCCCTGGCCGGGCGCACCCTGGCCCCGCTGATGGCCCGGCCCCAGGCGTGGCGGGTGCTGGACACCCTGATCGGCCTGACGCTGCTGCTCACGGCGGCAGGCTTGCTGCTGGGGTTAAGGGGACAGTAA
- a CDS encoding GGDEF domain-containing protein: MSRPPPLWPTRPVADPAEFAYRRGGLLALLACGLFVSAFTLLAQVGDDFSDTDRMALSVIILKNVGFMVWLWRRPRHFLAIGLTELLLEIVAAIYRLHVTLHSPPSMNGLGGYAPWMIVTYLAAFLVLPTRAALAVSLVQFGGLLLVGLGFSLDPRSHPVLRAALGNTLLQTYLVHATFIAFLALQQRLLQHYIQALVNARHEATLARQDALTGLPNRRQLTSWLEDALPHVSHQPLSVVLFDLDHFKRVNDTYGHDVGDQTLQLVGQVLRRCVRQRDRAGRWGGEEFLILVDGDAGAALAVAERVREALSREGLAQVGPVTISCGVAQAALHEPLDPLLRRADEALYRAKHAGRNTVKLAA, encoded by the coding sequence ATGAGCCGCCCCCCGCCTTTGTGGCCCACGCGGCCAGTGGCCGACCCGGCCGAATTCGCCTACCGGCGCGGCGGCCTGCTGGCGCTGCTGGCCTGCGGCCTGTTCGTGAGTGCCTTTACCCTGCTGGCGCAGGTGGGCGACGATTTCAGCGACACCGACCGGATGGCGCTGAGCGTGATCATCCTGAAGAACGTGGGCTTTATGGTCTGGCTGTGGCGCCGGCCCCGCCACTTTCTGGCGATTGGCCTGACCGAACTGCTGCTGGAAATCGTGGCGGCCATCTACCGGCTGCATGTCACGCTGCACAGCCCGCCCAGCATGAATGGGCTGGGCGGCTACGCCCCCTGGATGATCGTGACCTATCTGGCGGCGTTTCTGGTACTGCCCACCCGCGCGGCGCTGGCGGTCAGTCTGGTGCAGTTTGGGGGCCTGCTGCTGGTGGGGCTGGGGTTCAGCCTGGACCCACGCAGTCATCCGGTGCTGCGCGCGGCGCTGGGCAACACCCTGCTGCAGACCTATCTGGTGCACGCCACGTTTATTGCCTTCCTGGCCCTGCAGCAGCGGCTGCTTCAGCACTACATCCAGGCGCTGGTGAACGCCCGCCACGAAGCCACCCTGGCCCGCCAGGACGCCCTGACCGGGCTGCCCAACCGCCGCCAGCTGACCTCGTGGCTGGAAGACGCCCTGCCCCATGTGAGCCACCAGCCGCTGAGCGTGGTGCTGTTTGACCTGGACCACTTCAAGCGCGTGAACGACACCTACGGGCACGACGTGGGCGACCAGACCCTGCAGCTGGTGGGCCAGGTGCTGCGCCGCTGCGTGCGCCAGCGCGACCGCGCCGGGCGCTGGGGCGGCGAGGAGTTCCTGATTCTGGTGGACGGCGACGCGGGGGCGGCGCTGGCCGTGGCCGAACGGGTGCGCGAGGCCCTGAGCCGCGAGGGGCTGGCGCAGGTGGGTCCCGTGACCATCAGCTGTGGGGTGGCGCAGGCCGCGCTGCATGAGCCGCTGGACCCCCTGCTGCGCCGCGCCGACGAGGCCCTGTACCGCGCCAAGCACGCCGGGCGCAACACGGTGAAACTGGCCGCTTAA
- a CDS encoding argininosuccinate synthase, whose product MANEQQRDKIVLAYSGGLDTSIILKWLQTEQNYDVVCFTADLGQGDEVEEARVKALNTGAVAAYALDLREEFVRDYVFPMFRTSALYEGFYLLGTSIARPLIAKKMVEIAQKEGAVAVSHGATGKGNDQVRFEMTAYALKPDIVTVAPWRDWTFQGRADLEAFAHEHGIPVPTTKKDPWSTDANLLHISYEGGILEDPWAEPPAHMFKLTADPQQAPDEPEYVEVEFEAGNPVAINGEALSPAALLQRANEIGGRHGVGRLDLVENRFVGMKSRGVYETPGGTLLYHARRAVESLTLDREVLHQRDQLSPKYAELVYNGFWFAPEREALQVYFDHVASRVTGTARLKLYKGSCTVVGRKAPQSLYDKDLVSFEAGGDYNQHDAGAFIKLNALRMRVQARVAAKAEQAPQEPAQV is encoded by the coding sequence ATGGCAAACGAACAGCAGCGGGACAAGATCGTGCTGGCCTACAGCGGCGGCCTGGACACCTCGATCATTCTGAAGTGGCTCCAGACTGAGCAGAACTACGACGTGGTGTGCTTTACCGCCGACCTGGGCCAGGGCGACGAGGTGGAAGAAGCCCGGGTCAAGGCGCTGAATACGGGCGCTGTGGCCGCTTACGCCCTGGACCTGCGCGAGGAGTTCGTGCGCGACTACGTGTTTCCCATGTTCCGCACCAGCGCGCTCTATGAGGGCTTTTACCTGCTGGGGACCTCGATTGCCCGCCCGCTGATTGCCAAGAAGATGGTGGAAATTGCCCAGAAGGAGGGCGCCGTGGCCGTGTCGCACGGGGCCACCGGCAAGGGCAACGATCAGGTGCGCTTCGAGATGACCGCCTACGCCCTGAAGCCCGACATCGTGACCGTGGCGCCCTGGCGCGACTGGACCTTCCAGGGCCGCGCCGATCTGGAAGCCTTTGCCCACGAGCACGGTATTCCGGTCCCCACCACCAAAAAGGACCCCTGGAGCACCGACGCCAACCTGCTGCATATCTCCTATGAGGGCGGCATTCTGGAAGACCCCTGGGCCGAGCCGCCCGCCCACATGTTCAAGCTGACCGCCGATCCCCAGCAGGCCCCCGACGAGCCCGAATACGTGGAAGTGGAGTTCGAGGCTGGGAACCCGGTGGCGATCAACGGCGAAGCGCTGTCGCCGGCTGCGCTGCTTCAAAGGGCGAATGAGATCGGCGGACGCCACGGCGTGGGCCGCCTGGACCTCGTGGAAAACCGCTTCGTGGGCATGAAGAGCCGGGGCGTGTACGAAACGCCCGGCGGCACCCTGCTGTACCACGCCCGCCGCGCCGTGGAGAGCCTGACCCTGGACCGTGAGGTGCTGCACCAGCGCGACCAGCTGTCGCCCAAGTACGCCGAACTGGTTTACAACGGCTTCTGGTTCGCCCCCGAACGCGAGGCCCTGCAGGTGTACTTTGACCACGTCGCCAGCCGCGTGACCGGCACCGCGCGCCTGAAGCTGTACAAGGGCAGTTGCACCGTGGTGGGCCGCAAGGCGCCGCAGAGCCTGTACGACAAGGACCTCGTGTCCTTTGAAGCGGGCGGCGACTACAACCAGCACGACGCCGGCGCGTTTATCAAGCTCAACGCCCTGCGCATGCGGGTGCAGGCGCGCGTGGCCGCCAAAGCAGAGCAGGCCCCCCAAGAGCCCGCCCAGGTCTGA
- a CDS encoding DinB family protein, with protein sequence MAGLAEVVQGHLGALRGISEAQASHKSAAEVWSAKEILGHLLDSGVNNHARFVRVSLDSGLSLPGYDQTAWVQAGAYATRPWAELVELWAAYQTQLAHLIAALPPASLDHTVQIGSGEPVTLRFLTEDYVAHQLHHLAQIPGRVGP encoded by the coding sequence ATGGCAGGCTTGGCCGAGGTCGTGCAGGGCCACCTGGGCGCGCTGCGGGGAATCAGCGAGGCCCAAGCGTCGCACAAGTCTGCCGCGGAGGTCTGGAGCGCCAAGGAGATTCTGGGGCACCTGCTGGATTCCGGCGTGAACAACCACGCCCGCTTTGTGCGGGTCAGCCTGGACAGCGGCCTGAGCCTGCCGGGCTACGACCAGACTGCCTGGGTGCAGGCCGGCGCCTACGCCACGCGCCCCTGGGCCGAGCTGGTCGAGCTGTGGGCGGCGTACCAGACGCAGCTGGCGCACCTGATCGCCGCGCTGCCCCCCGCCAGCCTGGACCACACAGTGCAGATTGGCAGCGGCGAGCCGGTGACCCTGCGCTTTTTGACCGAAGACTATGTGGCCCACCAGTTGCACCACCTCGCCCAGATTCCCGGGCGGGTGGGGCCATGA